A single Biomphalaria glabrata chromosome 2, xgBioGlab47.1, whole genome shotgun sequence DNA region contains:
- the LOC106061874 gene encoding trinucleotide repeat-containing gene 6C protein-like isoform X1: protein MQQQVMKRNAPSELGWGSGEGGGWGQQTSAPGSGSWTSTANQDSSATASTWQPMGKSDSASDAGDDSSSVKPGSAITSMSNMTSQENSTNNSSALQSNSSSLWSASNQTLTGMDSSPWGNSGSSAASSMWSIPSSLSFSTNPGHNNGLQGTMMNNSSAFNSSGTGSSGWPSSMANNSLTNTSNLPPNLGGSGTGNGSSSISSHWSGSSMLGTIGDFSKTEWNNPTTPIDTISKEIGGANSDPRHWGLSSDKSGDAQWDINKPQWGNPSPSDQSASNTELSFAQATLKGLKAPTSNPSSQSTISLRQEEILRAIENHEGWGSRPIRQDTSWDVETSPKSHRKFSTDSTAGASNVWNNSNGTAIWEAVRENQAGNWTGGNSSGNTWNAEKDQPNWSGPPKPPQEPTWNVGNGNDPKAFGTWGAAGAAGDASNKMWGQKTEVGSWGESPGNQRTTSISSWGDDGETAGWEDPQRRVGGMQGMVPPSPGLSGPVSNIPSMIPQAMPGLNVSAIGSEVAPWNDAQKQGWNPNVGMNRTKMDEPWNKPPPRSGWGDPQQDNKVDDGTSIWAANAPKQIPPQVKPSGWPEGAQGQWNAVGTKPKAPAGWDETSWALAQRAKSGRLPDDVSANSVEVGYWNGLPQDNSTWNDPAALRGVRKITGQQMPPKYVSGNNNPPNQMRAKLLQELMDMGYRREEAQNALIVNNLNLKLALNYLKTTNGGMSRKDLDMDVFQSTPSQSRLPYMPQAGMGSDDLPEMRPDQVPPFNSLQNTQFPTSQVPNQPFMQSSLQTSGLNASTSINSSLQQKLMVQKMQAPPTPTLGPRGQIAPVGSSSNNQAPPQQQQQLLDQQQILDQLRQAVNNGFISPQLLNYQLPHNILVLLQQLLQLQSALQRMVAKHQQLTQQARATGSHGNAQVEQMAGIINSIKQQIITLQKQLQQAQSSLFSTQKPPNMSHPPAPTSLLASQTGQQPPLIDNNLTDSLTSELANVSLQPQSRLQTKWQSSNDPASDGNIGSSSTNAGDESSDMRATKSLLQSSSSPNLNLIPGGLGMTGDKTWSTNLSTTSSNWPLSSTDSIGTSAQSDLKMSSTITSASSILAGMPSGLTDVIPEFIPGKPWQGLTKNVEDDPHVTPGSIQLQRSLSVNRVHDDSLNNLDGHKLNTSNSWGSGFKNDTSLGLSQLGNPGNRPPPVMVPNKAGNQQWQSGGFNRQASWPHSASSAFTKVGPSNWNDSRTGITAWVVLKNIGSSIDTSTVRSLCAQHGALTNFYHVAQAQLALVQYSSRDSALNAQQRLNNFAMGSSTIMAELISDAEAQRYVAQIPHPQANVLPPMNTSPWSQAPPSAPYQRGDPWGNSMPTSQPLSKYSTGGEHWNLWDISDHNSNPILNNILGSESM, encoded by the exons TAATGAAACGCAATGCGCCATCAGAATTGGGCTGGGGCAGTGGAGAAGGAGGAGGTTGGGGCCAGCAAACTTCTGCTCCAGGCAGTGGATCATGGACATCCACCGCCA accaaGACAGTTCAGCTACTGCATCTACATGGCAACCAATGGGCAAATCCGACAGTGCTTCAGATGCAGGGGATGACTCTTCCTCTGTCAAGCCTGGATCTGCTATCACAAGCATGAGCAATATGACATCACAAGAAAATTCCACAAATAATTCTTCTGCACTTCAGTCCAATTCTTCTAGTCTTTGGAGTGCCAGCAATCAAACACTCACGGGCATGGATTCCAGCCCATGGGGAAACAGTGGTTCATCTGCTGCATCTAGCATGTGGTCAATTCCCTcaagtctttctttctctactaATCCAGGCCATAATAATGGTTTGCAGGGAACTATGATGAATAATTCATCAGCATTTAATTCCAGTGGAACTGGTTCTTCTGGCTGGCCTTCAAGTATGGCAAATAacagtttaacaaatacatcTAATCTACCTCCAAATTTAGGTGGTAGTGGAACTGGCAATGGTAGCAGTAGCATTTCATCTCATTGGTCAGGCAGCTCAATGCTAGGCACTATTGGTGATTTTTCCAAGACTGAATGGAATAATCCAACTACTCCAATTGACACAATAAGTAAAGAAATAGGGGGTGCAAACTCAGACCCCAGACATTGGGGTCTTTCTTCAGACAAATCAGGAGATGCTCAGTGGGATATTAATAAACCACAGTGGGGTAATCCATCACCTAGTGATCAGAGTGCTAGCAATACTGAACTTTCTTTTGCACAAGCTACCCTTAAAGGTCTCAAAGCCCCGACTAGTAACCCATCTAGCCAGAGCACTATCAGTTTACGCCAAGAAGAAATACTTAGAGCTATTGAAAATCATGAAGGTTGGGGTTCTAGGCCGATTCGTCAGGATACAAGTTGGGATGTAGAAACTTCACCAAAATCACATCGCAAATTTTCCACTGACAGCACTGCAGGTGCTTCTAATGTGTGGAACAATAGCAATGGTACAGCAATATGGGAGGCTGTTAGAGAAAACCAGGCAGGTAACTGGACTGGTGGAAACAGTAGTGGTAATACATGGAACGCTGAAAAAGATCAACCCAATTGGTCTGGGCCTCCTAAACCACCACAAGAGCCAACCTGGAATGTTGGGAACGGTAATGATCCCAAAGCGTTTGGTACATGGGGAGCTGCTGGAGCAGCAGGGGATGCTTCAAATAAAATGTGGGGTCAGAAAACAGAAGTGGGTTCTTGGGGAGAAAGTCCTGGTAATCAGCGCACAACTAGCATATCATCATGGGGTGACGATGGCGAGACAGCTGGTTGGGAAGATCCCCAGCGAAGAGTTGGAGGTATGCAGGGAATGGTTCCTCCAAGTCCAGGTTTGAGTGGTCCAGTTAGCAACATACCTAGCATGATTCCTCAGGCAATGCCTGGTCTTAATGTCTCAGCTATTGGAAGTGAAGTTGCACCATGGAACGACGCTCAGAAACAAGGTTGGAATCCTAATGTTGGCATGAACCGTACTAAGATGGATGAGCCATGGAATAAACCTCCACCAAGATCGGGTTGGGGTGATCCTCAACAGGATAATAAAGTGGATGATGGAACAAGCATTTGGGCAGCTAATGCTCCTAAACAG ATACCTCCGCAGGTTAAGCCGTCAGGTTGGCCAGAAGGAGCTCAAGGACAATGGAATGCTGTTGGAACCAAGCCTAAAGCACCTGCTGGCTGGGATGAGACTTCTTGGGCACTTGCACAGCGAGCCAAG TCAGGAAGATTACCAGATGATGTTTCTGCCAATTCTGTTGAAGTTGGATATTGGAATGGTTTACCCCAAGATAATAGTACTTGGAACGACCCAGCAGCTCTGAGGGGTGTAAGGAAAATAACAGGCCAG caAATGCCACCAAAGTACGTAAGTGGTAATAATAATCCTCCTAATCAAATGAGAGCCAAACTTCTTCAAGAACTAATGGACATGGGATACCGG agaGAGGAAGCTCAGAATGCTCTCATCGTAAATAACCTGAATTTAAAATTGGCTTTAA aTTACTTGAAAACTACAAATGGTGGAATGTCAAGGAAAGATCTTGACATGGATGTATTCCAATCTACTCCATCTCAATCAAGATTACCCTACATGCCTCAGGCTGGAATGGGTTCAGATGACTTACCAGAAATGCGCCCAGATCAAGTGCCTCCATTTAACAGTTTGCAGAATACTCAATTTCCTACTTCCCAAGTACCAAATCAACCTTTCATGCAGAGCAGTTTGCAAACTTCTGGATTAAATGCCAGTACCAGTATTAACTCAAGCTTACAACAAAAACTTATGGTTCAGAAAATGCAAGCCCCACCAACACCCACTCTTGGTCCCAGGGGTCAGATTGCTCCTGTTGGAAGTAGCTCTAACAATCAAGCGCCTCCTCAACAGCAGCAACAGCTTCTAGATCAACAACAAATTCTAGACCAACTCCGCCAAGCTGTAAATAATGGCTTCATATCACCCCAGTTACTTAATTATCAGTTGCCACACAATATATTGGTTCTTTTGCAGCAGCTATTGCAGTTGCAATCAGCTTTACAACGCATGGTGGCTAAACATCAACAGTTAACACAACAAGCTAGAGCCACTGGCTCTCATGGTAATGCTCAAGTTGAGCAGATGGCTGGGATAATAAATAGCATTAAACAACAAATCATAACTTTACAGAAACAACTTCAACAAGCTCAAAGCTCCCTTTTCAGCACTCAGAAGCCGCCAAACATGTCTCACCCACCTGCCCCTACTAGTTTATTAGCATCTCAAACTGGTCAACAGCCTCCACTTATTGATAATAATTTAACAGATTCTCTCACCTCAGAATTAGCTAATGTGAGCCTTCAGCCTCAGTCTCGTCTACAAACAAAGTGGCAATCATCAAATGACCCTGCCTCTGATGGAAATATTGGCTCATCTTCCACAAATGCTGGTGATGAGAGCAGTGATATGAGAGCAACAAAAAGCTTACTCCAGTCATCATCATCTCCTAATCTTAATCTGATTCCAGGTGGACTTGGAATGACCGGAGACAAAACATGGTCCACCAACTTGTCCACTACATCTTCAAATTGGCCTTTGTCTTCCACTGACAGTATAGGCACTAGCGCCCAGTCAGATCTTAAAATGTCCAGCACAATTACTTCAGCATCTTCCATTTTGGCAGGAATGCCTTCAGGTCTTACTGATGTTATTCCTGAATTTATTCCTGGCAAACCCTGGCAAGGTCTGACCAAGAATGTTGAAGATGATCCTCATGTGACACCAGGAAGTATTCAGCTGCAACGTTCTTTAAGTGTCAACAGAGTACATGATGACTCTTTAAATAATCTAGATGGTCACAAGCTAAACACAAGCAATTCTTGGGGATCTGGTTTCAAAAATGATACCAGCCTAGGGTTAAGTCAATTAGGAAACCCTGGTAACCGTCCACCTCCTGTTATGGTTCCTAATAAAGCTGGAAACCAACAGTGGCAGTCTGGAGGGTTTAACAGACAAGCATCTTGGCCACATTCTGCTAGCTCAGCATTTACCAAAG TTGGCCCATCTAATTGGAATGACAGTCGTACTGGCATTACTGCATGGGTTGTCCTCAAGAATATTGGCTCATCA ATTGACACTTCTACTGTACGTTCCCTTTGTGCACAGCATGGAGCACTGACAAATTTTTACCATGTTGCTCAAGCCCAGCTAGCACTTGTTCAGTACAGCAGCAGAGATTCTGCTCTAAATGCTCAACAGCGTCTCAATAATTTTGCTATGGGATCTTCTACTATAATGGCCGAGTTGATAAGTGATGCAGAAGCCCAGCGCTATGTGGCCCAGATTCCACATCCTCAGGCCAATGTTTTGCCTCCAATGAATACAAGTCCATGGTCTCAAGCACCTCCTTCAGCCCCATATCAAAGAGGAGATCCTTGGGGCAATTCCATGCCTACTAGTCAGCCCTTATCAAAATACAGCACTGGTGGAGAACACTGGAATCTGTGGGACATATCTGACCACAATTCTAATCCGATACTCAATAATATCTTAGGCAGTGAATCAATGTAA
- the LOC106061874 gene encoding trinucleotide repeat-containing gene 6C protein-like isoform X3, which produces MQQQVMKRNAPSELGWGSGEGGGWGQQTSAPGSGSWTSTANQDSSATASTWQPMGKSDSASDAGDDSSSVKPGSAITSMSNMTSQENSTNNSSALQSNSSSLWSASNQTLTGMDSSPWGNSGSSAASSMWSIPSSLSFSTNPGHNNGLQGTMMNNSSAFNSSGTGSSGWPSSMANNSLTNTSNLPPNLGGSGTGNGSSSISSHWSGSSMLGTIGDFSKTEWNNPTTPIDTISKEIGGANSDPRHWGLSSDKSGDAQWDINKPQWGNPSPSDQSASNTELSFAQATLKGLKAPTSNPSSQSTISLRQEEILRAIENHEGWGSRPIRQDTSWDVETSPKSHRKFSTDSTAGASNVWNNSNGTAIWEAVRENQAGNWTGGNSSGNTWNAEKDQPNWSGPPKPPQEPTWNVGNGNDPKAFGTWGAAGAAGDASNKMWGQKTEVGSWGESPGNQRTTSISSWGDDGETAGWEDPQRRVGGMQGMVPPSPGLSGPVSNIPSMIPQAMPGLNVSAIGSEVAPWNDAQKQGWNPNVGMNRTKMDEPWNKPPPRSGWGDPQQDNKVDDGTSIWAANAPKQIPPQVKPSGWPEGAQGQWNAVGTKPKAPAGWDETSWALAQRAKQMPPKYVSGNNNPPNQMRAKLLQELMDMGYRREEAQNALIVNNLNLKLALNYLKTTNGGMSRKDLDMDVFQSTPSQSRLPYMPQAGMGSDDLPEMRPDQVPPFNSLQNTQFPTSQVPNQPFMQSSLQTSGLNASTSINSSLQQKLMVQKMQAPPTPTLGPRGQIAPVGSSSNNQAPPQQQQQLLDQQQILDQLRQAVNNGFISPQLLNYQLPHNILVLLQQLLQLQSALQRMVAKHQQLTQQARATGSHGNAQVEQMAGIINSIKQQIITLQKQLQQAQSSLFSTQKPPNMSHPPAPTSLLASQTGQQPPLIDNNLTDSLTSELANVSLQPQSRLQTKWQSSNDPASDGNIGSSSTNAGDESSDMRATKSLLQSSSSPNLNLIPGGLGMTGDKTWSTNLSTTSSNWPLSSTDSIGTSAQSDLKMSSTITSASSILAGMPSGLTDVIPEFIPGKPWQGLTKNVEDDPHVTPGSIQLQRSLSVNRVHDDSLNNLDGHKLNTSNSWGSGFKNDTSLGLSQLGNPGNRPPPVMVPNKAGNQQWQSGGFNRQASWPHSASSAFTKVGPSNWNDSRTGITAWVVLKNIGSSIDTSTVRSLCAQHGALTNFYHVAQAQLALVQYSSRDSALNAQQRLNNFAMGSSTIMAELISDAEAQRYVAQIPHPQANVLPPMNTSPWSQAPPSAPYQRGDPWGNSMPTSQPLSKYSTGGEHWNLWDISDHNSNPILNNILGSESM; this is translated from the exons TAATGAAACGCAATGCGCCATCAGAATTGGGCTGGGGCAGTGGAGAAGGAGGAGGTTGGGGCCAGCAAACTTCTGCTCCAGGCAGTGGATCATGGACATCCACCGCCA accaaGACAGTTCAGCTACTGCATCTACATGGCAACCAATGGGCAAATCCGACAGTGCTTCAGATGCAGGGGATGACTCTTCCTCTGTCAAGCCTGGATCTGCTATCACAAGCATGAGCAATATGACATCACAAGAAAATTCCACAAATAATTCTTCTGCACTTCAGTCCAATTCTTCTAGTCTTTGGAGTGCCAGCAATCAAACACTCACGGGCATGGATTCCAGCCCATGGGGAAACAGTGGTTCATCTGCTGCATCTAGCATGTGGTCAATTCCCTcaagtctttctttctctactaATCCAGGCCATAATAATGGTTTGCAGGGAACTATGATGAATAATTCATCAGCATTTAATTCCAGTGGAACTGGTTCTTCTGGCTGGCCTTCAAGTATGGCAAATAacagtttaacaaatacatcTAATCTACCTCCAAATTTAGGTGGTAGTGGAACTGGCAATGGTAGCAGTAGCATTTCATCTCATTGGTCAGGCAGCTCAATGCTAGGCACTATTGGTGATTTTTCCAAGACTGAATGGAATAATCCAACTACTCCAATTGACACAATAAGTAAAGAAATAGGGGGTGCAAACTCAGACCCCAGACATTGGGGTCTTTCTTCAGACAAATCAGGAGATGCTCAGTGGGATATTAATAAACCACAGTGGGGTAATCCATCACCTAGTGATCAGAGTGCTAGCAATACTGAACTTTCTTTTGCACAAGCTACCCTTAAAGGTCTCAAAGCCCCGACTAGTAACCCATCTAGCCAGAGCACTATCAGTTTACGCCAAGAAGAAATACTTAGAGCTATTGAAAATCATGAAGGTTGGGGTTCTAGGCCGATTCGTCAGGATACAAGTTGGGATGTAGAAACTTCACCAAAATCACATCGCAAATTTTCCACTGACAGCACTGCAGGTGCTTCTAATGTGTGGAACAATAGCAATGGTACAGCAATATGGGAGGCTGTTAGAGAAAACCAGGCAGGTAACTGGACTGGTGGAAACAGTAGTGGTAATACATGGAACGCTGAAAAAGATCAACCCAATTGGTCTGGGCCTCCTAAACCACCACAAGAGCCAACCTGGAATGTTGGGAACGGTAATGATCCCAAAGCGTTTGGTACATGGGGAGCTGCTGGAGCAGCAGGGGATGCTTCAAATAAAATGTGGGGTCAGAAAACAGAAGTGGGTTCTTGGGGAGAAAGTCCTGGTAATCAGCGCACAACTAGCATATCATCATGGGGTGACGATGGCGAGACAGCTGGTTGGGAAGATCCCCAGCGAAGAGTTGGAGGTATGCAGGGAATGGTTCCTCCAAGTCCAGGTTTGAGTGGTCCAGTTAGCAACATACCTAGCATGATTCCTCAGGCAATGCCTGGTCTTAATGTCTCAGCTATTGGAAGTGAAGTTGCACCATGGAACGACGCTCAGAAACAAGGTTGGAATCCTAATGTTGGCATGAACCGTACTAAGATGGATGAGCCATGGAATAAACCTCCACCAAGATCGGGTTGGGGTGATCCTCAACAGGATAATAAAGTGGATGATGGAACAAGCATTTGGGCAGCTAATGCTCCTAAACAG ATACCTCCGCAGGTTAAGCCGTCAGGTTGGCCAGAAGGAGCTCAAGGACAATGGAATGCTGTTGGAACCAAGCCTAAAGCACCTGCTGGCTGGGATGAGACTTCTTGGGCACTTGCACAGCGAGCCAAG caAATGCCACCAAAGTACGTAAGTGGTAATAATAATCCTCCTAATCAAATGAGAGCCAAACTTCTTCAAGAACTAATGGACATGGGATACCGG agaGAGGAAGCTCAGAATGCTCTCATCGTAAATAACCTGAATTTAAAATTGGCTTTAA aTTACTTGAAAACTACAAATGGTGGAATGTCAAGGAAAGATCTTGACATGGATGTATTCCAATCTACTCCATCTCAATCAAGATTACCCTACATGCCTCAGGCTGGAATGGGTTCAGATGACTTACCAGAAATGCGCCCAGATCAAGTGCCTCCATTTAACAGTTTGCAGAATACTCAATTTCCTACTTCCCAAGTACCAAATCAACCTTTCATGCAGAGCAGTTTGCAAACTTCTGGATTAAATGCCAGTACCAGTATTAACTCAAGCTTACAACAAAAACTTATGGTTCAGAAAATGCAAGCCCCACCAACACCCACTCTTGGTCCCAGGGGTCAGATTGCTCCTGTTGGAAGTAGCTCTAACAATCAAGCGCCTCCTCAACAGCAGCAACAGCTTCTAGATCAACAACAAATTCTAGACCAACTCCGCCAAGCTGTAAATAATGGCTTCATATCACCCCAGTTACTTAATTATCAGTTGCCACACAATATATTGGTTCTTTTGCAGCAGCTATTGCAGTTGCAATCAGCTTTACAACGCATGGTGGCTAAACATCAACAGTTAACACAACAAGCTAGAGCCACTGGCTCTCATGGTAATGCTCAAGTTGAGCAGATGGCTGGGATAATAAATAGCATTAAACAACAAATCATAACTTTACAGAAACAACTTCAACAAGCTCAAAGCTCCCTTTTCAGCACTCAGAAGCCGCCAAACATGTCTCACCCACCTGCCCCTACTAGTTTATTAGCATCTCAAACTGGTCAACAGCCTCCACTTATTGATAATAATTTAACAGATTCTCTCACCTCAGAATTAGCTAATGTGAGCCTTCAGCCTCAGTCTCGTCTACAAACAAAGTGGCAATCATCAAATGACCCTGCCTCTGATGGAAATATTGGCTCATCTTCCACAAATGCTGGTGATGAGAGCAGTGATATGAGAGCAACAAAAAGCTTACTCCAGTCATCATCATCTCCTAATCTTAATCTGATTCCAGGTGGACTTGGAATGACCGGAGACAAAACATGGTCCACCAACTTGTCCACTACATCTTCAAATTGGCCTTTGTCTTCCACTGACAGTATAGGCACTAGCGCCCAGTCAGATCTTAAAATGTCCAGCACAATTACTTCAGCATCTTCCATTTTGGCAGGAATGCCTTCAGGTCTTACTGATGTTATTCCTGAATTTATTCCTGGCAAACCCTGGCAAGGTCTGACCAAGAATGTTGAAGATGATCCTCATGTGACACCAGGAAGTATTCAGCTGCAACGTTCTTTAAGTGTCAACAGAGTACATGATGACTCTTTAAATAATCTAGATGGTCACAAGCTAAACACAAGCAATTCTTGGGGATCTGGTTTCAAAAATGATACCAGCCTAGGGTTAAGTCAATTAGGAAACCCTGGTAACCGTCCACCTCCTGTTATGGTTCCTAATAAAGCTGGAAACCAACAGTGGCAGTCTGGAGGGTTTAACAGACAAGCATCTTGGCCACATTCTGCTAGCTCAGCATTTACCAAAG TTGGCCCATCTAATTGGAATGACAGTCGTACTGGCATTACTGCATGGGTTGTCCTCAAGAATATTGGCTCATCA ATTGACACTTCTACTGTACGTTCCCTTTGTGCACAGCATGGAGCACTGACAAATTTTTACCATGTTGCTCAAGCCCAGCTAGCACTTGTTCAGTACAGCAGCAGAGATTCTGCTCTAAATGCTCAACAGCGTCTCAATAATTTTGCTATGGGATCTTCTACTATAATGGCCGAGTTGATAAGTGATGCAGAAGCCCAGCGCTATGTGGCCCAGATTCCACATCCTCAGGCCAATGTTTTGCCTCCAATGAATACAAGTCCATGGTCTCAAGCACCTCCTTCAGCCCCATATCAAAGAGGAGATCCTTGGGGCAATTCCATGCCTACTAGTCAGCCCTTATCAAAATACAGCACTGGTGGAGAACACTGGAATCTGTGGGACATATCTGACCACAATTCTAATCCGATACTCAATAATATCTTAGGCAGTGAATCAATGTAA